A window of Myxococcales bacterium genomic DNA:
CGAAGCGTCGCTCGCTGGCGGCCTGGTCGAGCGACGCCCGACCGGAAGGCGGAACGGGGCCCGCGGAAGGCGGCAACACGCGACCCTCGCCGTGGTTCGTGCATCGCGCCAAGCCCGCCGCCAGCTCGTACGCGCGCCCTCGCGCTTCGACGATGCGCGCGGCGCGCGTGAAGTTACCGCGCCCGTATTTCGCGAAGAGGACGATGATCAAGACGCCGCCGGCGAGCGCGATGGGCAACCCCCACGCGATGAGGCGGCGTCCCGACATCGGCTTGGATCTCATGACGAGCGCCGAGATAGCGTCCATTGGGGGGCGCTGCTAGTGTCCGGCGCGTGCTCGCTCGCGCGGGAGCGCGGCACCAAGGCACGACCGCGGTCGGAGCGAAGGCAACGGACGAACATGGCATCCTCCAGCGAGCTGGCACCGCGGTCCGCCGCCGACTCGGTCACCGAGATGACCGAATACGTGCTTCCGCAACACGCGAACGCCCTCGGCTCCGTGTTCGGCGGTCAGATCATGGCTTGGGTCGACCTCTGCGCCGCCATTTGCGCGTCGAGGCACTCGGGCTGCACCGCCGTCACGGCCTTCGTCGACGATCTTGTCTTTCGCGCGCCCGTTCGCGTCGGCGAGGTCGTGCGGCTCCACGCCATCGTCACCGCGACCTTCCGCACCTCGATGGAGATCACCGTCACCGTCGAGGGCGAAGACGCGCGGACGAGGCGCCGGTGGCCTTGCGTGGAGGCACTCTTGACCTTCGTGGCCATCGACGACGCGCGCGCGCCAACGCCGGTCCCGCCGCTCACCTTGGCCACGGAGCGCGAACGAAGGACGCAGGCCCAAGGCGAAGAGCGACGCCGTCAGCGCCTCGCGCGCGCCGCAGAAGCTCAGGCCGACAAGGGCCCGTAGAGCAGCTCTTGGTAGAGCGCGCCCGCGTGCGTCCATGAGTGATCACGGGTCATGGCGCGCTTCACCAGGGCCGGGA
This region includes:
- a CDS encoding acyl-CoA thioesterase, with product MASSSELAPRSAADSVTEMTEYVLPQHANALGSVFGGQIMAWVDLCAAICASRHSGCTAVTAFVDDLVFRAPVRVGEVVRLHAIVTATFRTSMEITVTVEGEDARTRRRWPCVEALLTFVAIDDARAPTPVPPLTLATERERRTQAQGEERRRQRLARAAEAQADKGP